The following coding sequences lie in one Cloeon dipterum chromosome 1, ieCloDipt1.1, whole genome shotgun sequence genomic window:
- the TfIIFbeta gene encoding general transcription factor IIF subunit 2 isoform X2: MSAGHHTDRELDLSNAGRGVWLVKVPKYIAARWDRAPGSMDVGKLRIAKVQGQKSSNVSLTLSQAVLAMKDEDKPKGSPDSAEIPRDHTLDVSTVTHQALGVFSHQTPSNCNDVVPESEKLVFEGQIVQKLECRPQANSKYMSLKLEAIRKAAIPKRVVKQLDRIVQNYKPVSDHKHNIEYEERKKAEGKKARDDKEAVQEMLFSAFEKHQYYNIKDLVKITRQPIVYLKEILKDVCVYNLKNPHKNMWELKPEYRHYKVDEAAPSTSTSND, translated from the exons ATGTCTGCCGGCCACCATACGGACCGGGAACTGGACCTGTCCAACGCCGGACGGGGCGTGTGGCTCGTCAAGGTGCCCAAGTACATCGCGGCCCGCTGGGACAGGGCGCCGGGCAGCATGGACGTCGGCAAATTGCGAATCGCCAA GGTGCAGGGACAGAAGTCGTCCAACGTGTCGCTGACGCTGAGCCAGGCCGTGCTGGCCATGAAGGACGAGGACAAGCCCAAGGGCAGCCCCGACAGCGCCGAAATCCCGCGCGACCACACGCTCGACGTGTCGACCGTCACGCACCAGGCGCTCGGCGTCTTCTCGCACCAGAcgc CCTCCAATTGCAACGACGTCGTGCCCGAGAGCGAGAAGCTGGTCTTCGAGGGTCAGATCGTGCAGAAACTCGAGTGCAGGCCGCAGG CCAATTCCAAGTACATGAGCCTCAAGCTGGAGGCCATCCGCAAGGCAGCCATTCCCAAGAGGGTAGTCAAGCAGCTCGACAGGATCGTGCAGAATTATAAACCAGTTTCCGACCATAAGCACAAT ATCGAGTACGAGGAGCGGAAGAAGGCGGAGGGGAAGAAGGCGCGTGACGACAAGGAGGCTGTGCAGGAGATGCTGTTCTCGGCGTTCGAGAAGCACCAGTACTACAACATCAAGGACCTGGTCAAGATCACGCGCCAGCCGATCGTGTACCTGAAGGAGATCCTCAAGGACGTGTGCGTGTACAACCTGAAAAACCCGCACAAGAACATGTGGGAGCTGAAACCCGAGTACCGCCACTACAAGGTCGACGAAGCCGCCCCCTCCACCTCCACCTCCAACGACTGA
- the TfIIFbeta gene encoding general transcription factor IIF subunit 2 isoform X1 produces the protein MSAGHHTDRELDLSNAGRGVWLVKVPKYIAARWDRAPGSMDVGKLRIANRVQGQKSSNVSLTLSQAVLAMKDEDKPKGSPDSAEIPRDHTLDVSTVTHQALGVFSHQTPSNCNDVVPESEKLVFEGQIVQKLECRPQANSKYMSLKLEAIRKAAIPKRVVKQLDRIVQNYKPVSDHKHNIEYEERKKAEGKKARDDKEAVQEMLFSAFEKHQYYNIKDLVKITRQPIVYLKEILKDVCVYNLKNPHKNMWELKPEYRHYKVDEAAPSTSTSND, from the exons ATGTCTGCCGGCCACCATACGGACCGGGAACTGGACCTGTCCAACGCCGGACGGGGCGTGTGGCTCGTCAAGGTGCCCAAGTACATCGCGGCCCGCTGGGACAGGGCGCCGGGCAGCATGGACGTCGGCAAATTGCGAATCGCCAA CAGGGTGCAGGGACAGAAGTCGTCCAACGTGTCGCTGACGCTGAGCCAGGCCGTGCTGGCCATGAAGGACGAGGACAAGCCCAAGGGCAGCCCCGACAGCGCCGAAATCCCGCGCGACCACACGCTCGACGTGTCGACCGTCACGCACCAGGCGCTCGGCGTCTTCTCGCACCAGAcgc CCTCCAATTGCAACGACGTCGTGCCCGAGAGCGAGAAGCTGGTCTTCGAGGGTCAGATCGTGCAGAAACTCGAGTGCAGGCCGCAGG CCAATTCCAAGTACATGAGCCTCAAGCTGGAGGCCATCCGCAAGGCAGCCATTCCCAAGAGGGTAGTCAAGCAGCTCGACAGGATCGTGCAGAATTATAAACCAGTTTCCGACCATAAGCACAAT ATCGAGTACGAGGAGCGGAAGAAGGCGGAGGGGAAGAAGGCGCGTGACGACAAGGAGGCTGTGCAGGAGATGCTGTTCTCGGCGTTCGAGAAGCACCAGTACTACAACATCAAGGACCTGGTCAAGATCACGCGCCAGCCGATCGTGTACCTGAAGGAGATCCTCAAGGACGTGTGCGTGTACAACCTGAAAAACCCGCACAAGAACATGTGGGAGCTGAAACCCGAGTACCGCCACTACAAGGTCGACGAAGCCGCCCCCTCCACCTCCACCTCCAACGACTGA